From one Montipora capricornis isolate CH-2021 chromosome 10, ASM3666992v2, whole genome shotgun sequence genomic stretch:
- the LOC138021524 gene encoding cyclic GMP-AMP synthase-like receptor, producing MLFSCRLQTLESHFKKSMALSASKDDEFNTDSRTEVLGTAGIFGRFPLRSNVFNRSCTFSVLSAWSRQQYCRSVDPWNDWELKYSDETDFPLGNRNFLDEILSVGRTSKEEEAGEYLCVGFETEAENSTLVRSDGMCYASEIKSEFGCDFVKNTQRDVKNVFAMTNYSGPNAIASNQMCDLGESVYVKTEPFGSGFLKDLTDFSLVDESDPKPTPALKQGQETPSRNQTFRLENQGKNEQSSLDELEVFLMELSDSEATFCSSKEAEEIRHNVESIISHICNNLKTYRMFHNCALLKTGSTYEGLKIGKPDEFDFMIVLPALADDRVLQFSQHKYFEWHLAHFKVLNREFFSDLLTQNAEDDEIEVEEDSNEDQFMAKVRDKVKTNVKEQLKNGQLLPSGWEFVEIPTLDAYTLPRMAVTPILKWTGQEFKDLYISIDLSFAIPIKKIPLWTFGRQLFLTNKRTLSARKEGSDNDVLLTDGDQLSYVLIRDSKTCRFSFSCQEQEIMNSFDLHAGEKRTFRLVKFLRQSLMDQTFDADLQQLKSPISTYWLKTIMYYLLKKHEKDPHAWCEGHLGTRVLEIFKVLHSCLISSKLYSFFIPGYNLLFLKGDEAVASKVQEVIDILSDLKNGQATRQQVQQQMVSKMKMNQDLLYGQRREHLINLFYIYAYNDYESEDLETIKTAFINRFFPEKMEVLGEGKNLRLLEAGCIVDIDAELERMYSEKFTYFS from the exons atgttgttttcctgTCGTTTACAGACGCTGGAGAGTCATTTCAAG AAATCAATGGCTCTAAGTGCTTCCAAAGATGATGAATTCAATACTGATTCTAGAACTGAAGTATTGGGAACAGCTGGAATATTTGGAAGGTTCCCTCTGCGGAGCAACGTGTTTAACAGAAGTTGCACATTCTCTGTCTTGAGTGCATGGTCCAGACAACAGTATTGCAGATCAGTAGATCCTTGGAATGATTGGGAACTTAAGTATAGTGATGAAACGGATTTTCCTCTAGGAAATCGCAACTTTCTGGATGAGATATTGTCTGTGGGTAGAACAAGTAAAGAGGAGGAGGCTGGAGAGTATCTATGTGTAGGGTTCGAGACAGAAGCTGAAAACAGCACACTAGTACGCTCTGATGGCATGTGTTATGCTTCGGAGATTAAGAGTGAATTTGGCTGTGACTTCGTCAAGAACACCCAAAGAGATGTCAAAAACGTTTTTGCAATGACAAATTATAGTGGTCCAAATGCGATAGCAAGTAATCAAATGTGCGATTTGGGTGAATCAGTATATGTAAAGACAGAGCCATTTGGCTCTGGATTTCTGAAGGATTTGACAGACTTTAGTTTAGTGGATGAGAGTGATCCTAAACCAACGCCGGCTCTCAAACAAGGACAAGAGACTCCATCAAGGAACCAAACCTTTCGTTTGGAGAATCAAGGGAAAAATGAACAAAGTAGTTTAGACGAACTAGAAGTATTTTTGATGGAACTTAGTGATTCAGAAGCGACTTTTTGCAGCTCTAAAGAAGCTGAGGAGATTAGACATAATGTCGAGTCAATAATATCGCATATATGCAACAACTTGAAGACGTACAGAATGTTTCACAACTGTGCGCTTTTGAAAACAGGAAGCACATACGAAGGACTTAAAATTGGAAAGCCTGATGAATTTGATTTTATGATCGTGTTACCTGCCTTAGCTGATGACCGTGTTCTGCAGTTTTCACAACACAAGTATTTTGAGTGGCATTTGGCTCACTTCAAGGTACTGAACAGGGAATTCTTCAGCGACCTGTTAACGCAAAATGCCGAGGATGATGAAATTGAAGTTGAAGAAGACAGCAACGAGGACCAGTTTATGGCTAAGGTAAGAGACAAGGttaaaacaaatgttaaagAGCAGCTTAAGAATGGACAGCTCCTACCATCCGGATGGGAGTTTGTAGAAATTCCTACTCTTGATGCGTATACTTTACCGCGAATGGCGGTAACCCCCATCCTGAAGTGGACAGGCCAAGAATTCAAAGACCTATACATTAGCATTGATCTATCTTTTGCTATTCCTATTAAAAAGATCCCCTTGTGGACCTTTGGAAGGCAATTATTTTTGACAAACAAGCGGACTCTTTCGGCTCGAAAGGAAGGGAGTGATAATGATGTGCTTTTAACAGATGGTGATCAGTTGTCGTATGTTTTGATTAGAGACAGCAAAACTTGTCGTTTTTCGTTTTCCTGTCAAGAGCAGGAAATTATGAATTCCTTTGACCTACATGCTGGAGAAAAGCGTACCTTTCGTCTCGTAAAGTTCCTTCGACAGTCACTGATGGATCAAACATTTGATGCCGATCTGCAGCAACTTAAATCTCCGATTTCAACCTACTGGCTTAAGACCATTATGTATTACCTGCTTAAGAAACACGAAAAAGACCCTCACGCTTGGTGTGAAGGACATCTAGGAACCAGAGTTCTTGAGATTTTCAAGGTGCTTCATTCCTGCCTGATTTCATCAAAACTTTACAGCTTTTTTATCCCTGGATATAACCTGTTATTCCTGAAGGGGGATGAAGCAGTGGCATCTAAAGTTCAGGAAGTTATAGATATTCTCAGTGACCTGAAAAATGGTCAAGCGACACGACAGCAAGTGCAGCAACAAATGGTGTCCAAAATGAAGATGAATCAAGACCTTCTCTATGGGCAAAGGCGAGAACATCTCATAAATTTGTTCTACATATACGCCTACAATGACTACGAATCCGAGGACCTTGAAACCATCAAGACTGCTTTTATAAACCgattttttcctgaaaaaatgGAAGTACTTGGCGAGGGCAAAAATCTCCGTTTACTCGAGGCTGGATGTATTGTTGACATTGATGCTGAGCTGGAAAGGATGTACAGCGAAAAATTCACATATTTCAGTTAA